The Lolium rigidum isolate FL_2022 chromosome 2, APGP_CSIRO_Lrig_0.1, whole genome shotgun sequence genomic interval aagttaatccctgacCAGGAGAGGTGGTTGTTGCTGCCGCCCGGTCGTGGACGCCGTCCCAGCCACCACGCTCGGAAGCCTCCGCTGATGTCGTCACCGCGATCTACTCGCCGAAGCACTTTCGGTGTCAGGCCTGCAGCCAACACTGCTGCATCGACGACGTGGGAAAACTCGAGGTTGGGCTTAGTGGCGCTAACACCGGTGAGCGATCACTTGGTATGTTTTCTTCTGGAGTGTTGTAACTCATGCCTAGCACGAATCAGGTTGTGATCCTATGACCCGAGAGTCGAAACAAATCAGGTCGTGATCCTATGATTTGAGAGACGAGTGAGAATTAAGCTAGTTCTCGAACCATAATGAAATCACTCGTGATAGAATTATATTTTTTATGTGCATCAATTGATCAAGGTAGGGGTTGTCCCCTTTCTAAACAAATCCAATAACTTCATGGGTAATTGGATGGAGCGGAGCTATAAATCGTACACAACAACAATGGCATTTTGTGAGTGGTAGTAAACTAGGTGTAGATCCTAGGTTCAAGCTACTTATTAGGGTGGGCACGATTGTTATTATATGGTCGCTATGGTTATGTACGAATGACAATGTTTTTAAGGATAATTTTTTTTCTCTTATGCAAGTCATCTATCAATGTAGAGCTATGCTTCGTTTGTTGTTACCTATACAACATGTGGACCATCACAACCTTTTCAAGAAGGTATCTACATGGTTAGATGATACAACAAGAGATATTTTTTCTAacatggatgacatcgtgattttCGAATTTATCTTCCTTCACCTTAGTCATCTTTTTCAATGGAGTATTCAAGAACTACAGATCTTTTAGTTGTAACTTGTAGATTGGTACCGTTGTGTGCATGCTTGCTAGGTGTCATACTTTCAATTAAAATCGGGTGCAAACAATCGTCTCAAGCGTGCAAAACGGCCTCGCCACCCGCGCGCGCCGAGCACACGCAACATTCTGCCGCTCCATCCTTCCCCATGGCCGCGCGCCGGCCGTCGAGGAAGTGCTGGTACACGTAGGAGAGAAAGCCCCAGACGGCCATGAGCATTGCGACGGCCTTGATCCCCGTCATCTTGTCCCCGAACAGTACGACCGCGAACACCGGCACCAGCGGCAGCGCCACCGTGCCCGTCACGTTGGCGAACAGCGACGACACCCTGGTGATCAGCCGCAGGTTCGCGACCGCCATGGCCTGCCACGACACCGCCGTCCCCACCAGCGTCGCCACGTACCTCGCCCTCCCGTCCTTGTACGCCGCCATCTCCCCCGGGATCGTCCTCCACTCCCCGGACACGAACAGCCCGCACACCGTCACCGCCGACGCCACGAGCCCCGTGTAGAGCTGCACCCGCAGCACCCACCGGAACGTCCTGGTCCCGATCACCTTCTCGAAGGTGACCTCCAAGAGGGACAGGATGAGCGCGAAGACGGCGGAGGCGGACAGCGTGAGGATGAACCCCAGCGTGTACTTGCCGGGCGGGAGGTTGCTGGAGGTGCCGTCGGAGGAGGAGCCCACGCCGAGCAGGGTGGCCGAGAAGGTGAGCACCACCACGGAGTTGGCGATGAGCGCCGTGAAGCGCTGCTTGTTGATGAGGCGCGAGGTGATGGAGTTGAAGCCGAGCTGCGTGGCGGCTACCAGCGCGAAGGTGGACACCGGCAGGTACAGCAGCGCGTACGAGTACATGaggttgtcgaagccgatgaggaTGCCGAGGCCCAGGTAGATGGGCAACATCTTGGACGCCGGCGGCTGAGGCCCGGCGTCGGCGGAGTCCGGCggcgtcaggaggaggaggatggcgaTCAGGGGCGATCCGCCGGACTGCGTGAGCGTGGCCATCCATATACTGCTGCCGCCGGAGTTGTAGTAGAGGCGGCCGAGGAGCGTGGCTATGGTCTGCCCGCAGAGCACAATGAACATGTCCACCATAACCATCAGCCACCATCGGATGCTGCTTCCCGCCAGCTGGCGACGATCGGCGGCCTTTGACCCCCCGCCGTTCTCGGCATGGCCGGATTCGTGCTCCGGGGTGCCTTTAGTGGACAGAAAAGGCACCGTAATTTATCAAATGCTTCAGTTAAGTTCACCTTGTTGCAACAACAAAAGAGAATTAATTTTCAGTTACGTGTGCTGAAGTGCAGAACAGCAGACTGCTTTTGTGAAGATCTTCTGTTTAACCTTTTCTTAGGCAGGACTCCTCTTTTGTTCTACTACTTAAATCAACAATTATAATTCTGCATAAGCATGGCTTCGCATGACTATGGTTGCTACTACTATCGCTACAGTATTAATTGATGACAAGCGACGCTTTCTGAATGACTAGTTTCACTCCAACTGCTGAATTCGCTTGCTGAAAAACATCTTACTTTCACTCCAAGTCTCCAACCTCTAAATTCAATTCAGTTGCATGAAGATAAGAGAACGGGCATGGGTCCTATATATTTTATTTCTccgatggttttttttttttcatttcgaaAGCTGCATGCATCGTGCAGTGAAAGTTTCTTCGCTTCTTCCTCTTCGTATTTTTCCATGAGCAAAATGTTCAGGCGGCGGAGTTTTCGAACAAGAAGAAGAGCAGTTGGGGAGGAATGATTAGATGATTTCGATGCTTGTTTGTTGGTTGCTAATCGGAAATTGCTACGGTATTACACTCTCCTGCCCGAGCAAGAGCAAGCCAAGCTGGACTTTCAGGCGCACCGAGAGCATCAGTCATCAAATCAAAGACCCTTCTGCTCTGGTCTGGTCCTTTTCTTCACAAACTGACTAGCTTATCACCGATTTAACCATTCATAAATACAAAATCAAGCAGCACGAACACAGGCAGAGAAAGAAGACGATCTTTTCAGATAATGAAAGAGACATCTACCGCACTGGAAGATGCAAACATGCAAAGACGATGTGGGTTACCTCTAATTTGGAGCTGAATTTCTTGAGCCTGTGACATCGCTGCTGTGTGCCGACTGAAACTCGTAAGAACAGATCGAATGGAGGGATGTGTGTTTTTCTTTTCGGTATTCTCTTGTTCTCACACACACCCCTTGCTAACGAGCAGTCTGGTTATGGTCTTATGGACCACCCCTGGCTCCTTGGCAGCATATATATTGACCTACTCGCCAAATTTTCTAATTCTAGTGAAGATTCATCTATCTGAAGTATGAttggttgttttctttttctttcatgGAGGACCCCACCCCACTCAAACCTGTCAATCGTTGATGCACCATTTAGACCGTGTATGATGGATACGGTTTTGTTTCTGCACGTTGGAATTTTACCGATACGGCGATACTTGGAAAGAAAAGCATGTCTCCTTTGGCGACAGGCTTATCTTAATCAATTCAGCAGTTGTTAGTTGTCCAACGTGCATGCTCTCGTTTTTCCAAACCCCTAATAGAGCCCAGCTGGTTGGACTGCTTCAAATCAGCCATAAACACaaaaacaaacacctctcaaaatggaaTGGAGTATTTTTTATTATTTGACATAAGATGTTTTCATTGAACTCAATAGTTCGCATCAAGACTATACAACTAAATAATTCCAACCTAGCCTCTTCAGAGCCAAAGTTAACACAGTCCATAAAAAAAAGTAGAAGAGATAAAAGGCAAAGTGCAAAATCTATCATATCTAAAAGGATTGTCTAATGACGATGTGGGCTTAgcctagtggttggggtcgcagtggcacaCCCTAACGACCGGAGTTTGATTCCTGTTAGGGACTAATTTcaaaattgtcacgccaagtcccgcttctactataggtTTAATTTTTTATAAAGCTATGCCCCCATTCATGTTTTTTTAGATAATAGGGAAATGGCCCAACGTTAAATTAGTAACGCTAACAACAATAAAAATGATTAAAGGAGTTGAATCCAGCTTACAAGGTAGAATTACTCCCACACACAAGAATAGGTATAACAGAGAGCTACAGCTGGGAGCGGGGACAAAAGGAACGACCATGACTAGACTACTCCGAAGAAGAGCAAATGCTAGATGCGCTATGTTGTAGTGCCGGAGCTCACCCGAGAGCTCGAGAAAATCGATGAACACTGCGCACCGTTAGAACGACTCCATCGAAAGCCGACCACCACCAGGAACCAACCAACCCACCCAAAACCGGTGCTGAAGCACCAAGGCTGAACAAAACAAGGGAAATTGCGGGCGTAGAGCACCAAGAAAGCCTTGCCGATGAGAGTCAGTCAAAAATCCAATGCAACATCACCGACACTCAACCACACAAACATTGGAGAACCATAAGTCGTGAGCTCCAAGGCGGCTTCAAGAAGAACAGCACATAGGAA includes:
- the LOC124686782 gene encoding probable purine permease 11 isoform X2 — its product is MVMVDMFIVLCGQTIATLLGRLYYNSGGSSIWMATLTQSGGSPLIAILLLLTPPDSADAGPQPPASKMLPIYLGLGILIGFDNLMYSYALLYLPVSTFALVAATQLGFNSITSRLINKQRFTALIANSVVVLTFSATLLGVGSSSDGTSSNLPPGKYTLGFILTLSASAVFALILSLLEVTFEKVIGTRTFRWVLRVQLYTGLVASAVTVCGLFVSGEWRTIPGEMAAYKDGRARYVATLVGTAVSWQAMAVANLRLITRVSSLFANVTGTVALPLVPVFAVVLFGDKMTGIKAVAMLMAVWGFLSYVYQHFLDGRRAAMGKDGAAECCVCSARAGGEAVLHA
- the LOC124686782 gene encoding probable purine permease 11 isoform X1; translated protein: MSQAQEIQLQIRGTPEHESGHAENGGGSKAADRRQLAGSSIRWWLMVMVDMFIVLCGQTIATLLGRLYYNSGGSSIWMATLTQSGGSPLIAILLLLTPPDSADAGPQPPASKMLPIYLGLGILIGFDNLMYSYALLYLPVSTFALVAATQLGFNSITSRLINKQRFTALIANSVVVLTFSATLLGVGSSSDGTSSNLPPGKYTLGFILTLSASAVFALILSLLEVTFEKVIGTRTFRWVLRVQLYTGLVASAVTVCGLFVSGEWRTIPGEMAAYKDGRARYVATLVGTAVSWQAMAVANLRLITRVSSLFANVTGTVALPLVPVFAVVLFGDKMTGIKAVAMLMAVWGFLSYVYQHFLDGRRAAMGKDGAAECCVCSARAGGEAVLHA